One Corvus moneduloides isolate bCorMon1 chromosome 21, bCorMon1.pri, whole genome shotgun sequence DNA window includes the following coding sequences:
- the NACC2 gene encoding nucleus accumbens-associated protein 2, with product MSQMLHIEIPNFGNTVLGCLNEQRLLGLYCDVSIVVKGQAFKAHRAVLAASSLYFRDLFSGNSKNAFELPGTVPPACFQQILSFCYTGKLTMAASEQLVVMYTAGFLQIQHIVEKGTDLMFKVSSPHCDSQTTMIEDPSSEPQSPCNQLQSASAPYVMSPSMPIPLLTRVKHENLELQALPGLPGKRPLEPGARDGPGGAGGTSAGPLKLSRVSYYGMPNLATLIPNVQQVQYSQGERTSPGASSIPTTDSPTSYHNEEDEEDDEAYDTMVEEQYGQMYIKSSGGYSVAQEKPEQIPLENRSCVLIRRDLVALPASLISQIGYRCHPKLYSEGDPGEKLELVAGSGVYITRGQLMNCHLCAGVKHKVLLRRLLATFFDRNTLANSCGTGIRSSTSDPSRKPLDSRVLNAVKLYCQNFAPSFKESEMNVIAADMCTNARRVRKRWLPKIKSMLPEGMEMYRTVMGSSTNTVPLEPEFQPNTAQVFEQRIYAERRSDSGTIVALRTNTVNVELSNGSNQSFEQSEDAEGAGSVIQEAAATDAMASETQSTPQPFEQGSGSSSRPETPVRRQDGTYGGTL from the exons ATGTCGCAGATGTTGCACATAGAGATTCCCAACTTTGGGAACACCGTTCTGGGCTGCCTGAACGAGCAGCGGCTGCTGGGGCTGTACTGCGATGTCTCCATCGTGGTGAAGGGCCAAGCCTTCAAGGCTCACCGGGCAGTCCTGGCCGCCAGCAGCCTCTACTTCCGAGACTTGTTCAGTGGGAACAGCAAAAACGCCTTTGAGCTGCCGGGGACCGTCCCCCCCGCTTGCTTCCAGCAGATCCTGTCCTTCTGCTACACCGGCAAGCTGACCATGGCGGCGAGCGAGCAGCTGGTGGTGATGTACACGGCGGGCTTCCTGCAGATCCAGCACATCGTGGAGAAAGGGACGGACTTGATGTTCAAGGTCAGCTCTCCCCACTGTGACTCTCAGACCACCATGATCGAAGACCCCAGCTCGGAGCCGCAGAGCCCCTGCAACCAGCTGCAGTCGGCCTCGGCGCCCTACGTCATGTCCCCCTCCATGCCCATCCCGCTCCTCACGCGCGTCAAACACGAGAACCTGGAGCTTCAGGCCCTGCCCGGCTTGCCTGGCAAGCGGCCCCTCGAGCCCGGTGCCCGGGACGGGCCCGGCGGCGCTGGCGGCACCAGCGCGGGGCCCCTGAAGCTGTCGCGCGTCTCCTACTACGGGATGCCCAACCTGGCCACCCTGATCCCCAACGTGCAGCAGGTGCAGTACTCGCAGGGGGAGCGCACCAGCCCCGGCgccagcagcatccccaccACCGACAGCCCCACCTCCTACCACaacgaggaggacgaggaggacgacGAGGCCTACGACACCATGGTGGAGGAGCAGTATGGGCAGATGTACATCAAGTCCTCGGGAGGCTACTCTG ttgCCCAAGAGAAGCCAGAGCAGATCCCGCTGGAGAACCGCTCCTGTGTCCTGATCCGACGGGATCTGGTCGCTCTCCCAGCCAGTCTCATCAGTCAGATCGGATACCGCTGCCACCCAAAACTCTACTCGGAGGGAGATCCTGGAGAAAAACTCGAGCTGGTTGCAG GCTCAGGCGTTTACATCACGCGGGGGCAGCTGATGAATTGCCATTTATGTGCTGGTGTCAAACACAAGGTGCTGCTGAGACGTCTCCTGGCCACCTTCTTCGATCG GAACACCCTTGCCAACAGCTGTGGAACTGGAATCCGGTCCTCCACGAGTGATCCCAGCAGGAAGCCCTTGGACAGCAGGGTCCTGAATGCAGTCAAAT TGTATTGTCAGAATTTTGCCCCGAGCTTTAAGGAGAGCGAGATGAACGTGATCGCGGCCGACATGTGCACCAACGCGCGGCGCGTCCGCAAGCGCTGGCTGCCCAAGATCAAATCCATGCTGCCCGAGGGGATGGAGATGTACCGCACCGTCATGGGCTCCTCCACAAACACTGTCCCCCTGGAGCCCGAGTTCCAGCCCAACACTGCTCAGGTCTTCGAGCAGCGGATCTATGCAGAGAGGAGGAGCGACTCGGGGACTATAGTAGCCTTGAGAACTAACACAGTGAATGTAGAGCTGAGCAATGGATCCAACCAGTCCTTCGAGCAGAGCGAGGATGCCGAAGGCGCCGGCTCTGTGATCCAGGAGGCAGCTGCCACAGATGCCATGGCATCGGAAACCCAAAGCACTCCGCAACCTTTTGAACAAGGTTCGGGCTCCTCCAGCCGGCCCGAAACCCCCGTGAGAAGACAAGATGGTACTTATGGAGGGACTTTATAA